One stretch of Arthrobacter polaris DNA includes these proteins:
- the gltB gene encoding glutamate synthase large subunit, with amino-acid sequence MPEQAGLYRPEXEKDACGLAIVATLRGTAGHDIVXKALVALRNLEHRGAVGADEGTGDGAGILTQIPDTFFQEVTEFALPAQGNYSVGTAFLPAEPEQAAAAKASLEELAHSEDLLVLGWREVPVVATLVGASALACMPYFAQLFVTLANEPAQSLATREANELDAKSFRVRKRAQXKLGVYFPSFSSKTIVYKGMLTTAQVEPFYPDLCDPRFATKLAVVHSRFSTNTFPSWPLAQPFRTIAHNGEINTVKGNRNWMRARQSTMAHSLLGDSPEELFPICTPGASDSASFDEVAELLWLSGRPITEAVMMMIPEAWENHATMDADRKAFYEYNSLMMEPWDGPAAVSFTDGTLVGATLDRNGLRPARFWVTDDGLVVLASEVGVLDLDPVSIIQKGRVAPGTMFVLDTEKGELISDAAVKATAAAARPYAQWAKENTIRLADLPEREHVVHTTASVLHRQRTFGYTTEELRILLGPMAKAGAEPLGAMGTDTPVAVLSKRPRLLFDYFVQQFAQVTNPPLDAIREELVTSLNTTVGPQGNLLSRNKVQAPQLALTFPVIDNDDLAKIANMESPLPGDGSGGEHLAMKVRGLYKVDGGEAALAARLTEICEQVSSAINRGVQYVVLSDRDSSAAWAPIPSLLLLGAVHHHLLRSANRTKVSLVVEAGDVREVHHVAVLVGYGAAAINPYLAMESVEELIRNGDVVGVSAEEGVRHLIKALGKGVLKIMSKMGISTVASYCGAQTFEALGLSXKIINEYFTGTVSQLGGVGLDVIAAEVHARHTLAYPVDGVDVPHRPLLGGGEYQWRRDGEPHLFNPDTVFRLQHATRERRYDIFKKYTNGIDDQANKLMTFRGLLTFKDRPSVPLDEVEPVRSIVKRFSTGAMSYGSISQEAHQTLAIAMNRLGAKSNTGEGGEDVERLLDPERCSAIKQVASGRFGVTSLYLTHAQDIQIKMAQGAKPGEGGQLLAKKVYPWIAETRHSTPGVGLISPPPHHDIYSIEDLAQLIYDCKRANPTARVHVKLVSEMGIGTVAAGVTKAKADVVLVSGHDGGTGASPLNSLKHAGMPWELGLAETQQTLRLNGLRERVVVQVDGQLKTGRDVIIAALLGAEEYGFATAPLVVSGCVMMRVCHLDTCPVGVATQNPELRQRFSGKPEFVVNFFEFLAEEVREILAELGFRSIEEAIGRSEVLDLQSAMNHWKADGLDLTPILSDAGVPANAPVRHLSNQNHELEKHFDQQLITMAAESLRDRVPVKISVPVVNTDRSVGTMLGYHVTKTFGVDVLGPDTIDVTLTGQAGQSLGAFLPAGITLRLLGDANDYVGKGLSGGRITVRPDRANTFNAAQNVIAGNVIGYGATSGDMFLSGLVGERFLVRNSGATAVVEGIGDHGCEYMTGGRALILGPTGRNFGAGMSGGTAYVLDLLRSSVNKGALESGELSLLPLDDIDTDVLHALLRQHEEETGSDTAATLLADFPGTVARMTKVLPRDYAAVLQTRVAAAELGEDPDGATVWQKIXEVTGG; translated from the coding sequence ATGCCTGAGCAGGCGGGTTTGTACCGTCCCGAGNNTGAAAAGGATGCTTGCGGGCTGGCCATTGTGGCCACGCTGCGCGGTACCGCAGGACATGACATTGTACANAAAGCCCTCGTGGCTCTGCGCAACCTTGAACACCGTGGCGCCGTNGGGGCAGATGAGGGCACCGGTGACGGGGCCGGAATTCTCACACAGATCCCTGACACGTTCTTCCAAGAAGTCACAGAATTCGCCTTGCCCGCCCAGGGCAACTACTCGGTGGGAACAGCGTTTCTGCCCGCCGAACCTGAGCAAGCTGCAGCCGCCAAGGCAAGTTTGGAAGAGCTGGCACACAGCGAGGACCTGCTGGTTCTGGGGTGGCGGGAAGTACCCGTTGTTGCAACTTTGGTGGGCGCCAGTGCCTTGGCCTGTATGCCGTATTTTGCGCAGTTGTTTGTGACCCTAGCCAACGAACCCGCACAATCCTTGGCCACCCGGGAGGCCAATGAGTTGGACGCTAAGTCCTTCCGCGTTCGCAAGCGGGCGCAGCANAAGTTGGGTGTGTATTTTCCNTCCTTCTCCTCCAAGACCATCGTTTATAAGGGCATGCTCACCACCGCCCAAGTGGAACCGTTTTACCCGGATCTGTGCGATCCCCGCTTTGCCACAAAACTGGCCGTGGTGCACTCACGCTTCTCAACGAACACGTTCCCCTCGTGGCCCCTGGCCCAGCCGTTTCGCACCATTGCTCACAATGGTGAAATCAATACGGTGAAGGGCAACCGGAACTGGATGCGCGCACGCCAGTCAACCATGGCCCATTCTCTGTTAGGAGACTCTCCGGAGGAGCTATTCCCCATCTGCACNCCCGGCGCTTCCGATTCGGCGTCCTTCGATGAGGTTGCAGAGCTGCTGTGGCTCTCAGGACGTCCCATCACCGAAGCAGTCATGATGATGATCCCTGAGGCGTGGGAAAACCACGCCACTATGGACGCTGACCGCAAGGCGTTTTACGAATACAACTCTCTGATGATGGAACCGTGGGACGGTCCTGCCGCCGTGTCCTTCACCGACGGCACCCTTGTAGGGGCCACTCTTGACCGTAATGGTTTGCGCCCTGCCCGCTTCTGGGTCACCGACGACGGCCTTGTGGTCCTCGCCTCCGAGGTGGGTGTGCTTGATCTGGACCCCGTTAGCATCATCCAGAAGGGCCGGGTTGCCCCTGGCACCATGTTTGTGCTTGACACCGAGAAGGGTGAACTTATCAGTGACGCTGCTGTTAAAGCAACAGCAGCTGCTGCGCGCCCCTACGCGCAGTGGGCGAAGGAAAACACCATCCGGCTCGCGGACCTGCCCGAACGCGAACACGTTGTCCACACCACAGCCTCAGTGCTTCACCGCCAGCGCACGTTCGGCTACACCACAGAGGAGCTGCGGATCCTGCTGGGACCCATGGCTAAAGCTGGCGCCGAGCCACTCGGGGCGATGGGCACCGACACNCCTGTTGCCGTACTGTCCAAGCGTCCACGGCTGCTGTTCGATTACTTTGTGCAGCAATTCGCCCAAGTCACTAACCCACCGCTGGATGCCATCAGGGAAGAGCTTGTCACCTCGCTGAACACCACCGTCGGCCCTCAGGGAAACCTGCTCTCGCGCAACAAGGTCCAGGCCCCACAGCTGGCTTTGACCTTCCCTGTGATCGACAACGATGACCTGGCCAAGATCGCCAACATGGAAAGTCCGCTNCCAGGGGACGGTTCAGGCGGGGAGCATCTGGCCATGAAAGTGCGTGGCCTGTACAAGGTCGACGGCGGNGAGGCTGCCTTAGCCGCCCGGCTCACCGAAATCTGTGAACAGGTCTCCAGTGCCATCAACCGCGGCGTCCAATACGTGGTGCTTTCAGACAGGGATTCCTCAGCTGCATGGGCGCCCATCCCGTCGCTTCTGCTACTAGGTGCCGTCCACCACCACCTGCTGCGCAGCGCAAACCGCACCAAGGTCTCCCTTGTGGTGGAAGCTGGTGACGTCCGCGAAGTCCATCATGTAGCAGTCCTGGTAGGTTACGGCGCCGCGGCCATCAACCCTTATCTGGCCATGGAGAGTGTGGAGGAACTGATCCGCAACGGCGACGTTGTGGGAGTCAGCGCCGAAGAAGGCGTCCGGCACCTGATCAAAGCCCTGGGCAAAGGCGTTTTAAAGATCATGTCCAAGATGGGGATCTCCACAGTGGCTTCATACTGCGGCGCGCAGACCTTTGAAGCCCTGGGACTGTCTCANAAAATCATCAATGAGTACTTCACCGGCACGGTGTCCCAGCTTGGCGGTGTTGGCTTGGACGTCATCGCAGCCGAAGTGCATGCACGGCACACCCTGGCCTACCCTGTGGACGGCGTGGATGTCCCGCACCGCCCACTCCTGGGCGGCGGAGAATACCAGTGGCGCCGTGACGGTGAGCCGCATCTGTTCAACCCGGACACCGTCTTTCGCCTGCAACACGCCACCCGTGAACGCCGTTATGACATCTTCAAGAAGTACACCAACGGCATTGACGATCAAGCCAACAAGCTCATGACCTTCCGCGGCCTGCTGACCTTCAAAGACCGCCCGTCCGTGCCGCTTGATGAAGTGGAGCCCGTGCGCAGCATCGTCAAGCGTTTCTCCACCGGCGCCATGAGCTACGGGTCCATCTCCCAAGAGGCCCACCAAACACTGGCTATCGCCATGAATCGCTTAGGTGCCAAATCCAACACGGGCGAGGGCGGCGAAGACGTTGAGCGCCTCCTGGACCCGGAACGGTGCAGCGCCATCAAGCAGGTTGCCTCCGGACGCTTCGGAGTCACCAGCTTGTATCTGACCCACGCACAAGACATCCAAATCAAGATGGCCCAGGGTGCCAAGCCNGGGGAGGGCGGACAGCTACTGGCCAAGAAGGTCTACCCGTGGATCGCTGAAACCCGGCATTCCACCCCGGGCGTGGGCCTGATTTCTCCGCCTCCGCACCACGATATCTATTCCATCGAAGACCTGGCCCAGCTGATCTATGACTGCAAACGCGCCAACCCCACCGCCCGTGTCCACGTCAAGCTGGTCTCGGAAATGGGGATCGGCACCGTGGCGGCCGGAGTGACCAAGGCCAAGGCCGACGTCGTACTGGTGTCAGGGCACGACGGCGGCACCGGGGCCAGCCCGCTGAACTCGCTCAAGCATGCAGGCATGCCGTGGGAGCTAGGGCTTGCCGAAACCCAACAGACGTTGCGCCTGAACGGGCTGCGCGAGCGGGTGGTGGTGCAGGTTGACGGGCAGCTGAAAACCGGCCGAGACGTTATCATCGCCGCTCTGCTAGGCGCTGAGGAATACGGCTTCGCCACGGCCCCGCTGGTGGTCTCCGGGTGTGTCATGATGCGTGTCTGCCACCTGGACACCTGCCCCGTGGGAGTCGCCACACAAAATCCTGAGCTGCGCCAACGTTTCAGTGGCAAACCCGAATTTGTGGTGAACTTCTTCGAATTCTTGGCCGAGGAGGTCCGCGAAATTCTGGCAGAACTGGGCTTCCGCAGCATCGAGGAGGCCATTGGGCGCTCGGAGGTCCTGGATCTGCAAAGTGCCATGAACCATTGGAAGGCTGATGGGCTTGACCTGACNCCCATTCTCTCCGACGCTGGTGTGCCAGCAAACGCNCCCGTGCGCCACCTGAGCAACCAGAACCACGAGCTGGAAAAACACTTTGACCAACAGCTGATCACCATGGCGGCTGAATCGCTCCGTGACAGGGTGCCGGTGAAAATCAGTGTCCCCGTGGTCAACACCGACAGGTCCGTGGGCACCATGCTTGGCTACCACGTGACCAAGACGTTTGGGGTGGATGTGCTGGGCCCTGACACCATCGACGTCACACTGACCGGGCAAGCCGGGCAGTCGCTCGGTGCGTTCTTGCCCGCTGGCATCACCTTGCGCCTGCTTGGTGACGCCAATGACTACGTTGGCAAAGGCCTCTCCGGTGGGCGCATCACCGTCCGCCCAGACAGGGCCAACACCTTCAACGCAGCGCAGAACGTCATCGCCGGAAATGTGATCGGCTACGGCGCCACCAGCGGGGACATGTTCCTCAGCGGATTAGTNGGGGAGCGGTTCTTGGTGCGCAACTCTGGCGCCACAGCGGTTGTGGAAGGCATAGGAGACCACGGCTGCGAATACATGACAGGAGGCCGGGCCTTGATTCTAGGACCCACCGGGCGCAACTTCGGTGCAGGTATGTCCGGTGGCACGGCCTATGTCCTGGACCTNTTGCGCAGCAGCGTGAATAAAGGTGCGCTGGAGTCCGGCGAGCTTTCGCTCTTGCCACTGGATGATATTGACACTGACGTTCTCCACGCACTTTTACGCCAACATGAAGAAGAGACGGGCTCAGACACAGCCGCAACCTTGCTAGCTGACTTCCCAGGCACCGTAGCCCGTATGACCAAAGTGCTGCCAAGGGACTACGCAGCTGTATTACAAACCCGCGTGGCAGCAGCCGAGCTGGGCGAAGACCCGGATGGGGCAACCGTCTGGCAGAAAATTTTNGAGGTTACCGGTGGCTGA